CTCAAACAGCGGAACGAATTATTGAAGTGATCAAGAAGCACCCTCGCCACAAACGATTCAATATCTTAACTAATTGGTCTGGCGAATTAACAGCCCGGCCTGCGAGAAAGCTGTTTACTGAAGCGGGAATTCCTACCTATCGAACGCCAGAGAGTTCTGTGGTTGCCTTCATGCACTTGGTCGAGTACCGACGCAACCAGCGTCAGTTAATGGAAACCCCAACGACTGCAGAAAAAGTACACATTGAAGACTTGGCAGATGCGAAGAATTGGATTAAACGCCAACTACTGGGTAAAGATACAGTTAGTCTTGATACCCATCAAAACAGCCAATTTTTTAGACACTTCAATTTGGATGTTCTTCCTACTTGGATTGCTTCTGACCCAAGCGAGGCGGTACATATTGCAGAAACGATTGGTTATCCCGTTGCAGTAAAACTCCGTTCACCAGACATCGCACATAAGTCAGATGTACAAGGTGTGATGCTCAATCTGCGAAACAGCAATGAGGTAGCAAATGCGGCTCAAGCGATTCTCGATCGATCGCAATTGTCGTTCCCTACCGCTCATATTCATGGTTTGTTGATTCAAGGAATGGCCAAGCTCGCAGGTGGTCAAGAGCTGCGCGTGAAAGTAACAACCGATGAAACCTTTGGACCAATTATTCTGCTTGGTCAAGGTGGATCTGAATGGGATGAATCCATTGATGCGGCAGCCGCATTCCCACCGCTTAACATGACACTGGCTCGATACTTGATTATTCGAGCGATAAAAAGTGGCAAGATTCGCCTGCAAAAGTTGCCTAATCCGATCGATATTGAGGGGCTTTCTGAACTATTAGTTCGTATATCTCAAATGGTGGTTAATTGTCCTGAGATACATGATTTGGATATTCACCCAGTGCTTGCCAATGGAGACAAGTTCACTATATTGGACGCCGATATTATTTTGAAAGCGTATGAGGGAGATCCGCAAGAAAGACTCGCGATTCGCCCATATCCAGTTGAGCTTGAAGAGACAATACAGTTGAGAGACGGTACTGAGGTGCTGCTACGCCCTATCCTTCCAGAAGATGAGCCGCTTCACGCAGACTTTATTAACCGGGTCTCCAAAGAAGATCTTTATAAACGCTTCTTTAGTGATGTCGGTGAATTCAATCACGAGGCATTGGCGAATTTTACTCAGATCGATTTTGATAGAGAAATTGCATTTGTTGTTGTGCGTAAGGAGCAAGGCCTTCCTGCGATCATTGGTGTTTCCAGAGCCTTGATAAACCCAGAGAACACAGACGCTGAGTTTGCAATATTGATACGCTCTGATTTGAAAGGCGCCGGCTTAGGTCGGATTTTGATGACTAAGGTAATCGATTACTGCCGAGCAAAACAGACTAAACAAATGTCTGGCATGACAATGCCAACCAATAGAGGAATGCTGACACTAGCTCGAAAACTCGGTTTTAAGCTAGATATCAGTTTTGAAGATGGTACTGCAGATATGGTGTTACCGCTATTTGAGTGACCATGTCTTTTTAAGATGCTGAATACACCAAGATTTGGCGTCGCCCATTTTATTGCGTCGCCAAGCCATCACGATATCGATAGGTTGTGGCTCAGTCCCTGAAATTTTCTGTAGGACGCCAGACTCGATCAAAGGTTCAGCAACACTACTTGGCAAAGTACCAATACCTAAACCAGTGGTTAACGCTTCTACTTTTGAAGAAAAGCTTGTCACGGTTAGTCGTGGTTGTTTTTCTAAAATATTGATACTTAATGCTGGTTGATCACGGGCTGTATCCGCAATTGCAATTACCCTGTAACTTTCTCTTGCCTTCTGGTCAAATTCACCTGAACGTTTGTGAACGTAGTGTTTTGATGACGCTACCCAAACCATTTCCATTTTACCAATTACGTCACTTTTTATGTCATTTGGAATAGTGTCGATTTTTGGGCAAACCAGCAAATCTGCGCGGCCATCGGTCAGTGATTCCCAACAACCGGCAAGGATTTCTTCTTGTAATCGAACGCGTGTCTTACTGATTTTTCCTAGCTCATCCACGAGTGGGAAGAAATTAGCAACCGGAATAATACCATCAAAGGCTATTGTTAAGTCGAGCTCCCAACCATTTGCAAGAATACTGGCTTCGTTTACTAATTTTTCCGTCGCACCAAGAATCACTCTGCCTTGTTCTAATATCAATTGCCCCGCTTCCGTGAAGTTTGCACGGTGGCCGGATCGATCAAAAATCATAATGTCTAAGTCTTGCTCTAGCTTTTGAATTTGATAGCTGAGTGATGAAGGGGCTCTATCCATTTCATTTGCCGCAGCGGCGAAACTTCCACGTCGCTCTATGGCATCTAATATGTGTAATGCTTCAAGTGTTATTGGGCTATGCATAGCTTTCCTATTTTACAAATGAGACTTTAGTCACAAAAACAGAAGCATTCGCCACGTGAATGGAACTGTAAAAGTCTTTTTAATACAGATATTTAAGAATATTAATCATGAATCAGTTGATAAAAATAAAAATTAATTAAATGCAAATAATAGTAATTATCATTTAGATCCAATATTATCTTTCGCAAATCAAGATAATACTATGGAATTAAGGTAACTATCAGATGTATAAGCAATCCCTACTCTCTGCTTCAATCGTTTTAGCGCTTTCATCAACCTCAGCCTTTGCTGAAGATTATGCCCTATTTGACGAGGTTGTTGTATCGGCAACGCGTACTGAACAAAGCAAAGCAGATGTTTCAAGCTCTATTGAATCAGTATCTTCGGAAGATATTGATAATCAAATGTCTAACGACATAAAGCAAGCACTTCAGTACATACCGGGTGTAGAAGCTCAAGGTAGTGGCCGTTTTGGTCTTTCGGGCTTCAACATTCGTGGTGTTGAAGGTGACCGCGTTAAATTGATGGTCGATGGTGTTCAACAACCTACTCCATATAATCCAGGTGCATCTGAACAACGTAAATATTCGAATGCGATTGAAGTAGACACATTGAGTGTGATCGAGGTGAATAAAGGTCCTGCTTCTACGCTTTATGGTTCTGACGCTATTGGCGGTGCTGTACTGTTAAGAACAAAGAACCCAGAGGATATGCTTAGAACAGACGGCGATGAAAACCGTTTTGGCATCAAATCTAGTTACACTTCTGCTGACGAACAGTTTAAGAACACCCTTTCTTGGGCTATGCGTAAAGACAAGCTAGAAACTATCGTAATGGCGACATACGCTCAAGGTCATGAAACTGAAACGCATTCGTCAGGAAGTGATATCGAAGGCCCTGACCGTGGTGCCGCTAACCCTGCCGATACCGAACTGAGCAACTTCTTAGCCAAAGCATTTTATAACGTATCGGATTCAAACAAGATCGGCTTAACCGTAGAACATTATCAGCGTCAATATGATGAAGACGAGTTGAACTACAATGGTTATACGCTGATGCCGGGCTTTGTATACACGGATAACTACAATGAAGACACCAATAAACGCTTCCGTGCAACACTGGAGCAGCAGCTTAAACTGAACTCTTCTATTGCAGATTCTTTGGACTGGTCTTTAAGCTACCAAGATTCAAGTACTCTGAATAAAAACTACGATACAACAGGCTTTAACGGCCGTCGACTTCGTGAGCGTGATGCATCAGATGTGAACATGCAAGTCGATACACAGCTTTCTAAGTTGGTGAATATTAGTGGTGCTGACCACGAGTTTACGTATGGTTTCACTTACCTACAAAATGATTTTGAGTTAGACAACACTGATTATAAGTTTGACCAAGGCACCGTTACTCCAGGTAGTACGGGTATCCCAGATGCGAAAATTACTCAATGGGGTGTGTTTGTTCAGGATCAAGCGTTCTTCATGGAAGATAAGTTGATTGTAACTGGTGGTCTTCGTTACGACTCATTTGTTGCTGACCCATCAACAGATGATGGCTACACGACTGAATATGACAAGAATGAAGATGATGCATTTACTGCCAAATTAGGTTCGGTTTACCACATCAACGATAGCTTGTCTGTATTTGGTCAGATTGGTCAAGGCTTCAAAGCTCCTTCTGTTTATGACCTTTACTACTTCTATAATCAAGGTGCTATCGTAGAGGCAAACCCTAACCTGAAAGCAGAAAGAAGCCTTTCTTATGAGCTAGGTCTGCGTGGTAGCAACCAATATGCTCGATTCGAATTAAGCACGTTCTACACTGACTACACTGATTTCATCAACGAAACGAAAACAGGTGAGCAAGGTGGTAAAGACGTATTTACGAAAGAAAACTTAGATGAAGTAACTATCTATGGTGCTGAATTCTCGTCAACCATTAACCTTGATACTCTGTTTGATGCACCTTACGGAACTTACACTCGCTTAGCTGTTGCTTATGCAGATGGCGAAGACAAGTCGACGGGTAAATCAATTGATTCAGTTGCACCTCTAACAAGTACAATTGGATTAGGTATTGAACGTGATAACTTCGGTTCAGCTTTGAATGTTAAAATGGTTGCTTCGAAGAATGATTGGAACTCTGACGACAATGTAGATATATCTGGATACACAGTTGTTGATTTGACGGCTTATTACCGCCCGATGACAGATTTAACTCTGCGAGCTGGTCTATTTAACGCTCTAGATAAGAAGTACTGGTTGTACAGCGACATGTCTGGTAGCGCGCACGATTCTCAATTCAATACAGACATTAAGTCTCAACCTGGTCGTAACTGGGGCTTATCTGCAAACTACGAATTCTAATTTGTTACAAACCTAAATTGCAGAAACTAAAAAGCCAGCTTAATGCTGGCTTTTATCTATTTCACTAAAAATTGTATCAAAAAGGAATAAGTGAAATTATGTCTTACTTTTCTGCCATTTCTTTCTTAACCATTACTGTAGCAGCAATGATGAAAGTGATAATTAGGCCTAGTTCCATGATTAACTCCAAGGAAAATTAACATTAAACATATAATTCGCGCGTATAGTAACATAACAAATAAAGAATGATACATTTTAACCGAACAGTTTGTTTTTTATTCTTGTTAGATCAAAAAAGATGCCCTAAAGCATCTTTTTGTATGTTAACTGACCATGAAACTACTCGTTTAGCCCGGGAAACCATCAGGGTTTGTTGACTGCCAGCGCCATGTATCTTCGGTCATTTCAATCAGTGTACGTGTCGCATTCCAACCTAGTTCTTTCTGCGCTTTAGCCGGATCTGCCCAGCATTCTGCGATATCGCCAGGGCGGCGCTCAACCAATTTGTATGGGATTTCTTTACCGCTCGCTTTTTCAAACGCTTTAACCATATCTAGTACGCTTGAACCGTTGCCTGTACCAAGATTGTAGATATGAAGACCATCTTTGCGCCCTACTTTCTCAAGAGCTGCGATGTGTCCATCAGATAGATCCATAACGTGGATATAATCACGAACGCCAGTACCGTCTTTTGTTGGGTAATCGTTACCAAATACCGATAGGAACTCACGTCGGCCTACTGCAACTTGAGAGACAAATGGCATTAGGTTGTTTGGGATACCTTGCGGGTCTTCCCCTAACTCGCCACTTGGATGTGAACCTACTGGGTTAAAGTAACGCAGCAGTGTAATGCTCCAATCTGGGTTTGCTTTTTGAAAGTCAGTTAAGCACTCTTCAACCATTAGCTTACTGCGGCCGTATGGGTTAGTCGCGCTTGTTGGGAAGTCTTCTGTAATTGGCACACTAGCAGGATCGCCGTAGACCGTTGCTGATGAACTGAATACTAAGGTTTTTACATTAGCTTCGCGCATAGCATCAACAAGAACTAAAGTGCCGTTCACATTGTTGTCGTAGTATTCAAGAGGCTTAGCAACCGATTCGCCTACTGCTTTTAGGCCTGCAAAATGGATAACCGCTTCGATATTGTTCTGCTTCATCGCTTCAGTCAAAAGTGCTTTATCGCGAATATCGCCTTCAATGAAATTAGGGCGAACGCCAGATACTTTCTCGATGCGATCAAGAACGCTTGGCTTGCTATTGTACAAGTTATCGAAAAGTACAGGCGTCATTCCTGCGTTAATCATCTGGATACTTGTATGGCTGCCAATGTAGCCCATGCCACCTGTAACTAAAACATTCATGTTTAGTAGACCTTTAATTTAAAATACTCAACCTATCACTTATGATACAACAACTTAGGTGCTGGTCACAAACCTATGGAGTTATTCGCTCTCATCAGAGAACACGAACTGACCTTTTCCTTTATGTGTTGCTTGATACATCGCCTCATTGGCAACTTTAGAACGTGTCGATATCATGTTCTGAACCATCATACCCAAGTTCGCTCCAATATGACGTGAACGCTGTTTATAATTCACTTCTTGTTCGATAAGCTCCGACAAACGCCTACCTAATCACCTGCACATACTAGAAATAAAATTCGATATGCGAACTGTAAATGAAATGCTGAACTAATAAATTATCAATAACGAAACTTTGAATTGGGTCACTGTTTAATTCTATCATTTATACGAACGTCTTTAGATACCACAACTTAAAGGATTACATAAGTGCCAACGAAGATTTTG
This genomic window from Vibrio toranzoniae contains:
- the galE gene encoding UDP-glucose 4-epimerase GalE, with amino-acid sequence MNVLVTGGMGYIGSHTSIQMINAGMTPVLFDNLYNSKPSVLDRIEKVSGVRPNFIEGDIRDKALLTEAMKQNNIEAVIHFAGLKAVGESVAKPLEYYDNNVNGTLVLVDAMREANVKTLVFSSSATVYGDPASVPITEDFPTSATNPYGRSKLMVEECLTDFQKANPDWSITLLRYFNPVGSHPSGELGEDPQGIPNNLMPFVSQVAVGRREFLSVFGNDYPTKDGTGVRDYIHVMDLSDGHIAALEKVGRKDGLHIYNLGTGNGSSVLDMVKAFEKASGKEIPYKLVERRPGDIAECWADPAKAQKELGWNATRTLIEMTEDTWRWQSTNPDGFPG
- a CDS encoding TonB-dependent hemoglobin/transferrin/lactoferrin family receptor, giving the protein MYKQSLLSASIVLALSSTSAFAEDYALFDEVVVSATRTEQSKADVSSSIESVSSEDIDNQMSNDIKQALQYIPGVEAQGSGRFGLSGFNIRGVEGDRVKLMVDGVQQPTPYNPGASEQRKYSNAIEVDTLSVIEVNKGPASTLYGSDAIGGAVLLRTKNPEDMLRTDGDENRFGIKSSYTSADEQFKNTLSWAMRKDKLETIVMATYAQGHETETHSSGSDIEGPDRGAANPADTELSNFLAKAFYNVSDSNKIGLTVEHYQRQYDEDELNYNGYTLMPGFVYTDNYNEDTNKRFRATLEQQLKLNSSIADSLDWSLSYQDSSTLNKNYDTTGFNGRRLRERDASDVNMQVDTQLSKLVNISGADHEFTYGFTYLQNDFELDNTDYKFDQGTVTPGSTGIPDAKITQWGVFVQDQAFFMEDKLIVTGGLRYDSFVADPSTDDGYTTEYDKNEDDAFTAKLGSVYHINDSLSVFGQIGQGFKAPSVYDLYYFYNQGAIVEANPNLKAERSLSYELGLRGSNQYARFELSTFYTDYTDFINETKTGEQGGKDVFTKENLDEVTIYGAEFSSTINLDTLFDAPYGTYTRLAVAYADGEDKSTGKSIDSVAPLTSTIGLGIERDNFGSALNVKMVASKNDWNSDDNVDISGYTVVDLTAYYRPMTDLTLRAGLFNALDKKYWLYSDMSGSAHDSQFNTDIKSQPGRNWGLSANYEF
- a CDS encoding bifunctional acetate--CoA ligase family protein/GNAT family N-acetyltransferase, with the translated sequence MNHLDPLLKPRSIAVVGASQRETRAGYIVMNNLLHGDFKGAVMPVTPKYDSVAGVLSYKKILSLPIVPDLAILCTNAKRNVAIFEELAEKGIASVIVLSSDMQQLSDNGETFDERCLAIAKKHNIRVLGSNSLGVIVPWLNLNASFSPVTALPGKIAFVSQSAAVCTTILDWANDKQIGFSAFVSIGNGSDIEFSELLDYLSTDSHTEAILLYIDSITDARRFISAARAASRNRRILVLKGGRTAKGRAAAMAHTGGADTLDIIYDSAIRRSGMLRVKNLHELFAAVETLTHSVPLRGERLAIVTNGGGPAIMAVDTLFDRGGKLAELSDETLDRLSRVLPASWSHSNPIDIVGDAGDQRYIDTINILLDGDEADAILIMHSPSAVAHSAQTAERIIEVIKKHPRHKRFNILTNWSGELTARPARKLFTEAGIPTYRTPESSVVAFMHLVEYRRNQRQLMETPTTAEKVHIEDLADAKNWIKRQLLGKDTVSLDTHQNSQFFRHFNLDVLPTWIASDPSEAVHIAETIGYPVAVKLRSPDIAHKSDVQGVMLNLRNSNEVANAAQAILDRSQLSFPTAHIHGLLIQGMAKLAGGQELRVKVTTDETFGPIILLGQGGSEWDESIDAAAAFPPLNMTLARYLIIRAIKSGKIRLQKLPNPIDIEGLSELLVRISQMVVNCPEIHDLDIHPVLANGDKFTILDADIILKAYEGDPQERLAIRPYPVELEETIQLRDGTEVLLRPILPEDEPLHADFINRVSKEDLYKRFFSDVGEFNHEALANFTQIDFDREIAFVVVRKEQGLPAIIGVSRALINPENTDAEFAILIRSDLKGAGLGRILMTKVIDYCRAKQTKQMSGMTMPTNRGMLTLARKLGFKLDISFEDGTADMVLPLFE
- a CDS encoding LysR family transcriptional regulator, yielding MHSPITLEALHILDAIERRGSFAAAANEMDRAPSSLSYQIQKLEQDLDIMIFDRSGHRANFTEAGQLILEQGRVILGATEKLVNEASILANGWELDLTIAFDGIIPVANFFPLVDELGKISKTRVRLQEEILAGCWESLTDGRADLLVCPKIDTIPNDIKSDVIGKMEMVWVASSKHYVHKRSGEFDQKARESYRVIAIADTARDQPALSINILEKQPRLTVTSFSSKVEALTTGLGIGTLPSSVAEPLIESGVLQKISGTEPQPIDIVMAWRRNKMGDAKSWCIQHLKKTWSLK